One genomic segment of Paenibacillus xylanexedens includes these proteins:
- a CDS encoding glycoside hydrolase family 53 protein, which produces MSNLTEKTFILGMDVSFMDEIEQHGGSYSDVDGKEQDLLSILKINDANAIRLRIWNDPVGGFCNLERTVEIAKRIKEQGLKFLLDFHYSDRWADPANQWKPKAWEHLSYEELQRAVCMYTADVLRTLKEHDALPDMVQVGNEITPGMLWNEGRVGGEEHDTDEQWERFAGLVKYGIAAVKSVDADIQIMIHIDRGGDNAESRKFYDRFEALGVEFDIIGLSYYPWWHGTLDALRDNLHDLAERYGKPINVVETAYPWTLEQPEGIELILNQDDMLLPGYPASVEGQTKYLKDLLQIIREVPGGLGHGFYYWEPAWIPSKEEWSVGHPNNWGNLTMFDFKGRKLESFTALATVEESDVVTYV; this is translated from the coding sequence GTGAGCAACTTGACGGAAAAGACATTCATTCTGGGAATGGATGTGTCCTTTATGGATGAAATCGAACAGCATGGCGGGAGTTATAGTGATGTGGATGGCAAGGAACAAGACTTGCTGTCCATCCTGAAGATTAATGACGCTAACGCGATACGACTTCGAATCTGGAATGATCCTGTTGGTGGATTCTGCAATCTGGAACGGACGGTGGAGATAGCCAAACGGATCAAGGAACAGGGCTTGAAATTTTTGCTTGATTTCCATTATTCTGATCGCTGGGCTGATCCAGCCAATCAATGGAAGCCGAAAGCATGGGAGCACCTGTCCTATGAAGAGCTTCAACGTGCGGTATGCATGTATACGGCTGACGTTCTGAGAACGTTGAAGGAACACGATGCGCTTCCGGACATGGTGCAGGTGGGCAACGAGATTACACCAGGCATGTTATGGAATGAGGGACGTGTAGGGGGAGAAGAGCATGATACGGATGAACAGTGGGAGCGTTTTGCAGGCCTTGTGAAGTACGGAATTGCTGCGGTCAAATCCGTTGACGCGGATATTCAGATTATGATACATATTGATCGTGGTGGAGATAACGCCGAGAGCCGCAAGTTTTACGATCGCTTTGAAGCACTGGGTGTGGAGTTTGATATCATTGGTCTCTCGTATTACCCTTGGTGGCATGGCACACTCGATGCGTTACGTGACAATCTTCATGATCTGGCTGAGCGTTATGGCAAACCTATCAATGTAGTTGAAACCGCTTATCCATGGACGCTGGAGCAGCCGGAAGGCATTGAATTGATTTTGAATCAGGATGATATGTTGTTACCAGGATACCCTGCAAGTGTAGAGGGACAGACCAAATATCTGAAGGATCTATTGCAGATTATTCGCGAAGTTCCTGGTGGTTTGGGGCACGGATTCTATTATTGGGAACCTGCCTGGATACCAAGTAAAGAAGAATGGTCCGTCGGACATCCGAATAACTGGGGCAACCTCACCATGTTTGATTTTAAAGGTCGCAAGTTGGAATCGTTTACAGCACTTGCTACTGTTGAAGAATCAGATGTCGTGACATACGTGTAA
- a CDS encoding response regulator, giving the protein MIDILLVDDETYVTESLELTIPWGELGVTTVLRAASGKEALEIMEENAVDIVVTDIRMPGMSGLDLIAEVSKRWSHIRCILLTGHSDFDYAKKAIQLQAADYILKPVNDDEFMESVSAAITSLRDEWDEFDKYHRLLYSRKSDYKILRENLMHDLLLGREITARALREQLQQYEIHIDPEQSAIMMLIRLTGRFSSMDQQSLDLMDFAVGNIAEEVLGEQFNVWFGRGPHECLVMFLQNQDQIEAPQMDLETLRITAETFREHVIRYLQGDLSMVVTPSFPFNELTAAYRKSLGSLVLSGPEEHKIIYMDMDQALSKRPENDATQALEELYKPPVLPQLLETKQWEAAARKLNTVFDAAEQVRLSREHVYEMYLSVTNAFMYIAHKQGHLVHEIDHAGFDLLLAHQLIQSPEKLRRWATEMLAKLQEELSDQEGVQSRRHVIKQVQELVTRDTGQDLSVKMIADKVYLHPVYLSKIYKAETGEGLGDYMIRMRMERALYLLKNSNKKIYEITSELGYQNPQYFSKMFKKHYGMTPNEFRDQA; this is encoded by the coding sequence TTGATTGATATATTACTGGTAGATGATGAGACATACGTAACAGAAAGTCTGGAACTTACGATCCCCTGGGGAGAGCTTGGAGTAACGACCGTGCTACGTGCCGCATCCGGTAAGGAAGCGTTGGAGATTATGGAGGAAAATGCAGTAGATATCGTGGTGACGGATATTCGCATGCCTGGCATGTCAGGACTGGATCTCATTGCAGAGGTAAGCAAGCGCTGGTCTCATATCCGCTGTATTTTACTAACGGGTCACAGTGATTTTGATTATGCTAAAAAAGCCATTCAATTGCAGGCAGCGGATTATATCCTGAAACCCGTAAACGATGATGAGTTTATGGAATCGGTGTCGGCAGCCATCACATCTCTTCGCGATGAGTGGGATGAATTCGATAAATATCACCGGCTTTTATACAGTCGGAAGTCTGACTATAAAATTTTACGGGAAAATCTCATGCATGATCTGCTGCTGGGGCGTGAGATCACGGCGCGGGCACTTCGGGAACAACTGCAACAATATGAGATTCATATTGATCCGGAACAATCGGCTATAATGATGCTGATTCGCCTTACAGGACGCTTCTCATCAATGGACCAGCAGTCTCTGGATCTGATGGATTTTGCGGTAGGTAATATTGCAGAGGAAGTACTCGGAGAGCAATTTAACGTGTGGTTTGGTCGCGGACCCCATGAGTGTCTGGTTATGTTCTTGCAGAATCAAGATCAGATCGAAGCTCCGCAGATGGACTTGGAGACGCTGAGAATCACAGCTGAAACTTTCCGTGAGCATGTCATTCGATATTTACAGGGAGATCTGTCCATGGTGGTTACACCGTCATTCCCCTTTAATGAGTTGACAGCAGCTTATCGGAAAAGTCTGGGTTCGCTTGTCCTTTCAGGACCGGAAGAACACAAGATTATATATATGGACATGGATCAGGCACTCAGCAAAAGACCGGAGAATGATGCAACGCAGGCGCTCGAAGAGCTGTACAAACCACCTGTACTTCCGCAATTGCTTGAGACCAAGCAATGGGAAGCGGCAGCCCGTAAGCTGAACACGGTCTTTGACGCGGCAGAACAGGTACGATTGTCCAGAGAACATGTGTATGAGATGTATCTGTCGGTAACTAATGCATTTATGTATATCGCCCATAAACAGGGGCATCTGGTGCATGAGATTGATCATGCGGGATTCGATCTGCTCCTTGCTCACCAGTTGATTCAATCACCCGAGAAGTTGCGGCGTTGGGCCACCGAGATGCTGGCGAAGCTTCAGGAAGAGTTGTCCGATCAGGAAGGTGTGCAGAGCCGCAGGCATGTAATCAAGCAGGTTCAGGAGCTGGTGACAAGAGATACAGGACAGGATCTGTCGGTGAAGATGATTGCGGACAAGGTATATTTACACCCCGTATATCTATCAAAAATTTACAAGGCAGAGACTGGGGAAGGTCTTGGGGACTACATGATTCGTATGCGCATGGAACGTGCTCTGTATCTACTTAAGAATAGCAACAAAAAAATATACGAGATTACGAGTGAACTTGGCTATCAAAATCCGCAATATTTCAGCAAAATGTTCAAAAAACATTATGGTATGACACCAAATGAATTTCGGGATCAGGCATAA
- a CDS encoding ABC transporter permease, translating into MRTLKRTWPFHVMLLPAIIFLIIFSYVPMGGIIMAFQNYKPWLGISGSEWVGLDNFRYLFEREDSLQVIWNTLIIAVLKLIFNLFVPFVFAILLNEVRKMAIQRTIQTLVYLPHFLSWVILGGILIDLLSTGGLVNRVLGTFGLGPYFFLGDNSWFRSTVILTDVWKEFGYNMIVFLAALAGINPALYEAAEIDGAGRWKQTLHITIPSLVPMLMVVGTLALGNVLNAGFDQIFNLYNPLVYQTGDIIDTFVYRSAMQNGEMGFATAIGLFKSVISMILILVSYSLAKKYAGYRIF; encoded by the coding sequence ATGAGAACTTTGAAACGCACTTGGCCATTCCACGTTATGCTGTTGCCAGCCATTATCTTTCTGATTATCTTCAGTTATGTGCCTATGGGCGGGATCATTATGGCATTCCAGAACTACAAGCCATGGCTTGGGATTAGCGGTTCTGAATGGGTCGGGCTGGACAACTTTAGATATTTGTTTGAACGTGAAGACAGCTTACAGGTTATCTGGAACACATTGATTATTGCCGTACTTAAACTGATTTTTAATTTATTTGTTCCATTTGTTTTTGCCATTCTTTTGAATGAGGTTCGCAAGATGGCTATACAGCGGACGATTCAAACGCTTGTCTATTTACCTCACTTCTTGTCCTGGGTCATTCTGGGCGGGATTTTGATAGATCTGTTGTCAACAGGCGGCTTGGTTAACCGGGTTCTGGGAACCTTCGGACTCGGGCCATATTTCTTCCTTGGAGACAATAGTTGGTTCCGATCTACGGTCATTCTGACAGATGTGTGGAAAGAATTTGGTTATAACATGATTGTCTTTCTGGCTGCCCTTGCCGGAATTAATCCAGCATTGTACGAAGCAGCGGAAATTGACGGAGCAGGACGCTGGAAACAGACACTGCACATTACCATTCCTTCGCTTGTGCCGATGCTGATGGTTGTAGGAACACTGGCACTTGGTAACGTACTGAATGCCGGATTTGACCAGATATTCAACTTGTATAACCCGCTCGTATATCAAACGGGTGACATCATTGATACATTCGTATATCGTTCGGCAATGCAAAATGGCGAGATGGGCTTTGCAACCGCGATCGGATTATTCAAATCGGTCATTAGTATGATCTTGATTCTTGTATCTTACAGCTTAGCCAAAAAATACGCTGGATACCGCATATTCTAA
- a CDS encoding sensor histidine kinase, whose product MSYRTNLFSKMVILILIMLIPVVLLYWYSNHKTTAVLRDELNRSNSNQLEFFQNQVNTHIELLSSWPNLLIHDPDIGSFRRIYADSNYFDLDAINLVKRIQNKLSIQESSSNWATKLYLYSPSLGRVVSERDARSYDKEALRENIISGWDVRKIQDGEDDRFMFSWITVSPYGIKDPANNAETIIKLEFDSDNIRDMLDKFKDDGRHDPFYFREESGVIYNRTSDRSLTNQLMEELSIHKLQDVDNRTVVIGDEPYMVNTVKSSTTGWYLVDYMPLSDILKPIHQSNMLFYSSMICLLLMSFGVAYLLYVQVQVPVKQLIRGFQRLKQEDYSVRIKPKGRNEFSFLSERFNLMVEQIQQLFEHVYLEQIHVREARLKQLQSQINPHFFYNCFSFITSMAKLKRMDAVVAMSHNLSRYYRYTTRQERDVVPLTEEIEFVSCYLEIQRMRMDRIHYKIDLSDEMLRQEVPPLIVQPLVENAVIHGIEADAEAGEIRVSGEKQGGVMVLVVEDDGQGMTQEAREALLNKLRGTMDQEMGCGLWNVNQRLQLRYGEQAGVDVTESELGGLRVTLSWPAEQEFLLENEG is encoded by the coding sequence ATGTCATATCGGACAAACCTGTTTTCCAAAATGGTCATTCTTATTCTGATTATGCTGATTCCTGTAGTGCTTTTGTACTGGTACTCCAATCACAAAACAACAGCTGTTCTCAGAGATGAGTTGAATCGATCGAATAGTAACCAGCTTGAATTTTTCCAAAATCAAGTGAACACACACATCGAACTGTTATCCTCATGGCCGAATCTGCTCATACATGATCCTGATATTGGCAGCTTCCGGCGAATCTATGCGGACAGTAACTACTTTGATCTGGATGCGATCAACCTGGTCAAACGTATTCAGAATAAGCTGAGTATTCAGGAAAGCTCATCCAATTGGGCCACGAAATTATATCTGTATTCTCCTTCGCTGGGCAGGGTGGTTTCCGAAAGGGACGCACGTTCTTACGATAAAGAAGCGCTAAGGGAAAATATCATTTCCGGCTGGGATGTACGCAAAATTCAGGATGGGGAAGATGATCGGTTCATGTTTAGCTGGATTACGGTATCTCCATACGGTATTAAAGACCCGGCTAATAATGCGGAAACGATTATTAAACTGGAGTTTGATAGTGACAACATTCGGGATATGCTCGACAAATTCAAAGACGATGGCAGGCATGACCCCTTCTATTTCCGTGAAGAATCGGGGGTTATCTATAACCGGACTTCAGATCGTTCATTAACGAATCAGTTGATGGAAGAACTGTCCATCCATAAACTTCAGGACGTTGATAATCGTACAGTGGTGATCGGGGACGAGCCTTACATGGTTAACACCGTGAAATCCAGTACAACAGGCTGGTATTTGGTGGACTACATGCCCCTGTCAGATATTCTGAAGCCTATTCATCAATCCAATATGCTGTTCTATTCTTCCATGATTTGTTTGTTACTGATGAGTTTTGGTGTGGCGTACTTGTTATATGTTCAGGTGCAGGTACCAGTAAAACAACTCATTCGCGGATTCCAGCGATTGAAGCAGGAAGATTATTCAGTGAGGATTAAGCCGAAGGGCCGCAATGAATTCAGTTTTCTGTCCGAACGTTTCAACTTGATGGTGGAGCAGATCCAGCAGTTGTTTGAACACGTTTATCTGGAACAGATCCATGTGCGTGAAGCCCGGTTGAAGCAGCTGCAATCGCAGATTAACCCGCACTTTTTCTATAATTGTTTCTCCTTCATTACAAGTATGGCGAAGCTGAAGCGTATGGACGCTGTTGTAGCGATGTCACATAATCTATCGCGATATTATCGGTATACGACAAGACAGGAGCGGGACGTGGTACCGTTGACAGAAGAGATTGAATTTGTCAGCTGTTATCTGGAGATCCAACGGATGCGTATGGACCGCATTCATTACAAGATTGATCTGTCTGATGAGATGTTAAGACAGGAGGTACCGCCACTCATCGTGCAACCACTAGTGGAGAATGCGGTGATTCACGGTATCGAAGCGGACGCGGAAGCCGGAGAAATAAGAGTATCCGGGGAAAAACAGGGCGGTGTCATGGTTCTTGTGGTTGAAGATGATGGGCAAGGCATGACGCAGGAGGCACGTGAGGCGCTTCTGAATAAGCTCAGGGGAACGATGGATCAGGAGATGGGCTGTGGCCTGTGGAATGTGAATCAGAGACTCCAGCTTCGATATGGGGAGCAGGCAGGGGTGGATGTAACGGAATCGGAACTTGGTGGATTACGGGTTACACTGTCATGGCCTGCCGAGCAGGAGTTTCTTCTGGAGAACGAAGGATAA
- a CDS encoding extracellular solute-binding protein gives MRAQSTKKRFLTLLATTLSLTVVLAGCSGGSGGGDSATPSTSGTQNEYKEKYDPAVTITTAWGIDPELKFKNGESMENNVATKWAKDKFGIEIKSLWSVTDTNSAFATKLRLAMSSGQEMPDIVTIGQPDNLVAQDLIDSGMYEEVGPLFDKYASDTWKKAMEQDPNVWNQYSRDGKRMGIPVLDYAYNNDYLLWIRQDWLDKLNLKAPKTIDELETVMEAFKNNNPDGLAPDKVTPLSVGFKTSMNTWMGDVSWIFGAYGTLPQQWNLDADGKLEYGSINPGMKQGLVKLSEWLKKGYIPQEAALWDENKTAEPAVAGTAGIIPGPYWMSGWPLDDTVKNVPGAVWKPIEIPAGPEGKAMRHGTQFVNGVTLIKKDMAHPEAFFTYQNYLFDNYADPAPGSPYDNGLFAGYDYQLDANGKQMRYEKIDGGYVNVVRYLLVRDGARIPDAQMKALMNLADGKEPETKLEKDVAANYGKETPAAAKVLLAQKEISYKNMFTGPTTQTMKSKLDYLNKIENQAFNEIIYGKNPVDAFDTFVQTWKSGGGDQITQEVNEWYDSVKK, from the coding sequence ATGAGAGCGCAATCAACGAAAAAGAGATTCTTGACGCTTCTCGCTACAACGCTGAGTCTAACTGTCGTTCTTGCAGGATGTTCAGGAGGCAGTGGGGGCGGAGATAGTGCAACACCAAGTACATCTGGAACCCAAAACGAATACAAAGAAAAGTATGATCCGGCAGTTACCATTACTACAGCATGGGGAATCGATCCTGAGCTGAAATTTAAAAATGGCGAATCCATGGAAAATAACGTGGCAACCAAGTGGGCCAAGGACAAATTCGGAATTGAAATCAAATCCTTGTGGTCCGTGACAGATACGAACAGTGCATTTGCGACCAAGCTTCGTCTTGCTATGTCCTCCGGCCAAGAAATGCCGGATATTGTGACAATAGGGCAGCCGGATAATTTAGTTGCTCAAGATTTAATTGACTCCGGTATGTACGAAGAAGTCGGTCCACTGTTCGACAAATATGCTTCAGACACATGGAAAAAAGCGATGGAGCAAGATCCTAACGTCTGGAACCAATATAGTCGTGATGGCAAAAGAATGGGGATCCCTGTTCTGGACTACGCATACAACAATGATTACTTGCTCTGGATTCGCCAGGATTGGCTGGACAAGCTGAATCTGAAAGCACCAAAAACAATCGATGAGCTGGAAACCGTTATGGAAGCATTCAAAAACAATAACCCGGACGGCTTGGCTCCTGATAAAGTCACTCCGCTCAGCGTTGGTTTCAAAACATCCATGAACACATGGATGGGAGATGTATCCTGGATCTTTGGTGCGTATGGCACCTTACCTCAACAATGGAATCTGGATGCCGATGGCAAGCTGGAGTATGGTTCCATCAATCCCGGCATGAAGCAAGGATTGGTTAAATTGAGCGAATGGCTCAAAAAAGGGTATATCCCACAGGAAGCAGCGCTATGGGATGAGAACAAAACGGCAGAGCCGGCAGTTGCAGGAACCGCTGGTATTATTCCAGGACCTTACTGGATGAGTGGATGGCCGCTGGACGATACGGTGAAAAATGTCCCTGGTGCGGTTTGGAAACCGATTGAAATCCCTGCTGGTCCAGAAGGAAAAGCGATGCGTCATGGAACACAGTTTGTTAATGGTGTTACGTTGATCAAAAAAGATATGGCACACCCAGAAGCATTCTTTACGTATCAAAACTACCTGTTCGACAATTATGCAGATCCGGCACCAGGCAGCCCCTATGATAACGGTTTGTTTGCAGGCTATGACTATCAATTAGATGCAAATGGAAAGCAAATGCGGTATGAAAAAATTGATGGCGGGTATGTCAACGTTGTACGTTATTTGCTCGTTCGTGATGGCGCCCGTATTCCAGACGCTCAGATGAAAGCTCTAATGAATCTGGCAGATGGCAAGGAGCCGGAAACGAAGCTGGAAAAAGATGTTGCCGCGAACTATGGTAAGGAAACCCCTGCCGCAGCGAAAGTGCTGCTTGCTCAGAAGGAAATCTCCTACAAAAACATGTTCACAGGTCCAACAACGCAGACGATGAAATCCAAGCTGGACTATCTGAACAAAATCGAGAATCAGGCATTTAACGAAATTATCTATGGCAAAAATCCGGTTGATGCGTTTGATACCTTTGTACAAACGTGGAAATCGGGTGGCGGTGACCAAATCACGCAAGAGGTTAATGAATGGTATGACAGTGTGAAAAAATAG
- a CDS encoding carbohydrate ABC transporter permease, which yields MYHKSLPYRVFNIVNTCFLILIAIMCIVPMIHVLAVSFSTKAAADANLVNLWPVGFSLEAYKKTMNNPIFLNSLWISLLRTVIGTAITLLITFLAAYPLSKENSEFKGRTIYSWIFVFSMIFNGGLVPFYMVIQKIGLMDSFWVLVLPGAVNTFLVILMLNFFRGIPKELEEAALMDGANHFRTLFSIFLPISMPSIATIALFSMVFHWNSWFDGLLYMNNAKDYPLATFMQTVIIGRDMSSMSMNPKEMEALSQTTVRAAQIFIGSAPILIVYPFLQRFFVKGMTLGSVKG from the coding sequence ATGTATCATAAATCATTGCCTTATCGCGTGTTTAATATAGTCAATACCTGCTTTCTGATTTTGATCGCCATTATGTGTATCGTACCGATGATTCATGTATTGGCAGTATCCTTTAGTACAAAGGCTGCTGCTGATGCAAATCTGGTCAATCTCTGGCCCGTAGGTTTTTCACTTGAGGCGTACAAAAAAACGATGAACAATCCAATTTTCTTGAACTCGCTCTGGATCTCACTTCTACGTACAGTGATCGGTACAGCCATTACGTTGCTGATTACTTTCCTGGCGGCGTATCCATTGTCCAAAGAGAATAGTGAGTTCAAAGGAAGAACGATCTACTCCTGGATTTTTGTATTCAGTATGATTTTCAACGGGGGACTGGTGCCATTTTATATGGTTATCCAGAAGATCGGGTTGATGGATTCCTTCTGGGTACTGGTACTCCCAGGAGCAGTTAACACATTCCTTGTCATTCTTATGCTGAACTTCTTCCGCGGTATTCCAAAAGAGCTGGAGGAAGCGGCGCTGATGGATGGAGCTAACCATTTCAGAACATTGTTCAGTATCTTCCTTCCCATTTCGATGCCGTCCATTGCAACCATTGCATTGTTCAGTATGGTGTTCCACTGGAATTCCTGGTTTGATGGATTGCTCTACATGAATAACGCCAAGGATTACCCACTTGCTACATTTATGCAAACGGTCATTATTGGACGTGATATGAGTAGCATGAGCATGAATCCAAAAGAAATGGAAGCTCTCTCTCAAACTACGGTAAGGGCAGCTCAGATTTTCATCGGAAGTGCACCAATATTGATTGTGTATCCTTTCCTGCAACGTTTCTTTGTTAAAGGTATGACGTTGGGCTCAGTTAAAGGCTGA